In a single window of the Bradyrhizobium sp. ORS 285 genome:
- a CDS encoding DUF2147 domain-containing protein, which translates to MIWKLRLAGLAFASLVIAQPALAADDPTGTWLTQAGDAKIKVAKCGANLCGTVVWLKEPMDTDTGKPAVDNKNPNRALANRPIIGLQLFENIHPEGPNKWSGKIYNADDGQSYTSHISVSGPDTLKVEGCVGAMCGGETWTRAR; encoded by the coding sequence ATGATTTGGAAATTGCGTCTGGCTGGTCTCGCCTTCGCGTCACTGGTGATCGCACAACCTGCTTTGGCCGCTGACGATCCGACCGGCACCTGGCTGACCCAGGCTGGCGATGCCAAGATCAAGGTCGCCAAATGCGGCGCCAATCTGTGCGGCACCGTGGTGTGGCTGAAGGAGCCGATGGACACCGACACCGGCAAGCCGGCGGTCGACAACAAGAACCCCAATCGCGCGCTCGCCAACCGCCCGATCATCGGGCTGCAGCTGTTCGAGAACATTCATCCCGAGGGACCGAACAAATGGTCCGGCAAGATCTACAACGCCGATGACGGCCAGAGCTACACCAGCCACATCTCGGTGTCCGGCCCCGATACGCTGAAGGTCGAAGGCTGCGTCGGCGCGATGTGCGGCGGCGAGACCTGGACGCGGGCGCGCTGA